In the genome of Pseudarthrobacter sp. IC2-21, one region contains:
- a CDS encoding TetR/AcrR family transcriptional regulator, translating to MPTTRPSRRPAREALLEAAAKRFYAHGLTGTGIDSITAEAGVAKKSLYNNFASKAELVTAYLFARHEEWLGLYRARLEKAATPKSRVLAVFDAYADHADLAYEHGFRGCGLLNAAAELPIGDPGRAVVRRHKEEVEELLAQHLAELPGPAGQAAHLARHLAFLLEGSMVRAGLEGDDRCVREARDIAAGLLDSL from the coding sequence ATGCCGACAACCCGCCCCTCCCGGCGGCCCGCCCGGGAGGCGCTGCTGGAGGCGGCGGCCAAACGGTTTTACGCCCACGGCCTCACAGGGACGGGCATCGACTCCATCACAGCCGAGGCGGGCGTGGCCAAGAAGAGCCTGTACAACAACTTCGCGTCGAAGGCGGAGCTGGTGACGGCTTACCTGTTCGCGCGGCATGAGGAATGGCTGGGCCTGTACCGGGCAAGGCTGGAAAAAGCGGCCACCCCAAAGAGCCGCGTGCTGGCGGTCTTCGATGCCTACGCCGACCACGCCGACCTCGCGTATGAGCACGGCTTCCGCGGCTGCGGCCTGCTGAACGCGGCCGCCGAGCTGCCCATCGGCGACCCGGGACGCGCTGTGGTGCGGCGGCACAAGGAGGAGGTGGAGGAGTTGCTGGCCCAGCACCTGGCGGAACTTCCCGGCCCGGCCGGGCAGGCCGCCCACCTCGCCCGGCATCTGGCCTTCCTCCTCGAAGGGTCCATGGTCCGCGCGGGCCTGGAAGGTGATGACCGCTGCGTCCGGGAGGCCCGCGACATCGCGGCCGGCCTGCTGGACAGCCTGTGA